The Malus domestica chromosome 06, GDT2T_hap1 genome has a segment encoding these proteins:
- the LOC114825590 gene encoding CASP-like protein 2A1: MEVLKDQRGKQAGDHGEGKLSNQAKQQKQKMNVVDKEAAPTSPMEVVGMGPRDEDGSSSSSLRTAETLLRLLPIAPCVVALVVMLHDSQTNDFGSLSYSHLGAFRYLVNANGICAGYSFLSAIIAAKARAATKSQAWTFFFLDHMLTYLVLAAGAASMEVLYLAYKGNSAATWSAACESFGGFCHKATISVAITFVAVTCYALISLISSYKLFSKYDAPDPVANPIKGIQTATFHA, translated from the exons ATGGAGGTCCTCAAAGACCAAAGAGGCAAGCAAGCTGGGGATCACGGAGAAGGGAAGCTATCAAACCAGGCAAAGCAACAGAAACAGAAGATGAATGTGGTAGATAAGGAAGCTGCTCCAACCTCTCCAATGGAAGTGGTGGGGATGGGGCCCAGAGACGAAGATGGGAGCAGTAGCAGCAGCTTGCGTACGGCAGAGACGTTGCTCCGGCTGCTGCCAATTGCTCCTTGCGTGGTGGCTCTTGTGGTCATGCTTCACGACTCCCAGACCAATGACTTTGGCTCTCTTTCCTATTCCCATCTCGGAGCTTTCag GTATTTGGTGAACGCCAATGGCATTTGTGCCGGTTATTCTTTTCTCTCCGCTATCATTGCAGCCAAGGCTCGTGCGGCCACCAAGTCTCAAGCCTGGACTTTCTTCTTCCTTGATCAT ATGCTCACTTACTTAGTTCTGGCTGCCGGAGCTGCGTCAATGGAGGTGCTTTATTTGGCATACAAGGGCAATTCAGCCGCAACCTGGAGTGCAGCTTGTGAATCTTTTGGCGGATTCTGTCACAAAGCCACAATTTCTGTTGCCATTACATTTGTGGCGGTGACTTGCTATGCACTCATTTCACTCATTTCCTCCTATAAACTCTTCAGCAAGTATGATGCTCCTGACCCTGTCGCCAACCCCATCAAGGGCATTCAGACCGCCACCTTCCACGCTTGA